The window ACAAAACTACTGCATTTTGCCATAAAAGGTTCACAGAATCCACAATCAGATGATGCAAATGCAATGTCTATCAGATCAGGGTTcttctgttttagtttttatctttgtttttcttcctctgctttttACTCTCTTTATTTTGACATAAAGTAGCTTGAGCTGATATTTCATTTGTGGATTTATGCCATGAATATCTGAAATTGCAAATGATTTAagttgtctttctctctcctccttctctctgtccatctcccctttccttccttttcttcctctgatTTTTTTCTAGCCTTTGACACATAGACAGAGCCATGGTCAAATCACAGGTTATGAAGTGACTCTCTGGAGCCCTGAGGAGAATATACAGCACACAAAAACTGTTCCTCCGAACATTTCCTATTTACAAGTCAACCTCACACAGAACACTACCTTCACCAATGACAACAAGGTCATAGCAACTGTCATTGCGAAGAACGCTGCTGGGGTGTCACAGTCTGCAAGTGTAGTTATACCTCTACATTGGACAGGTATGTGGATATGGAGGCAAAATGTGTTTGGGAAGTTTAGGGAATAAGAAGTAATTAAGATGGCAAAAAGAGATTAGGTTTTTTACTCTTAAAGGCACAAACTTTAACTGAGTACTGAGAGGAACTTCATGATTTGGTGTATTTGGTTCCACAGTCATAAAACACTAAACCAGCAGCCAATTAGTTataaaaggagaaataaaagacaTGTGGTTTCTATCATTGGagtatattttcttctttccagaTGTGGACCTCCTTGGTGTGTCCAGGGTAGTTTATATGGACGGAGGTTTCCCTCTCTCCTGGCAAAGCAATGCCAATGCCACCTGTGGTTATGTGGTAGAATGGCAAGATGCCCTCTGCATAGGGGACTGCCCTGTGGAGTGGATCAAGCTGGGCCCTGGAAACACTAATGTCTCCATTGAGTCAGGTATTTAGTCATTCAAGAAGtaaacaggatttttttgtAGTTGCCAAAGTGTTACATTAGAAATTGTTTAATGAAGGATTATCTGTTTCTTTTCCATCAGCCAACTTCCAGCCGGGTGTGAGGTACAACATTTTTCTGTACAGCTGCTCCTCAGAGCTGCTGCAGCGCTGGCAGGGATACATGCAGGAGCTGGGTAAGGATAGTGCAGCATGTGAAACACTTATCCTTTTAGAGGAAGCAGTGACTTTAGAAATTATATTCTGCATTTCAATTGttgactcttttttttgtgactCTCTTTGTTATACCTtccacctttctctctctcctctattctctttcctcccttcctcATGGCTTCCACAGTCCCCTCCAGCTCTGTCCCCCTGCTGTCACCCATTCAGCGGAACTCTAATATTCTCTTGAGCTGGGGAGAGATCCCGCTGGTCAACAGAAGAGGCTACCTCCTGGGCTACAACGTTTACATCAGTAATGGCTCCCAGCTCACACTACTAGGTAAATGTTACAATGTGAAGTGCCTCCTCTTCAAACAGTTCAGTTGCTACAGCTGTGCTTGAGTGCTTGAAAAAGGAGATAGAAATCATACTGTTATTCATCACAATATGTTGTAATAAGGCTGATTTTTATCCAGTTGAACTTTCCTTCTCAATGCTCCCATtcctttcccctctctccttctttttcttcctttctgtaCCTCCCACcgtttttatttgtctttttatctgTCTTTGTATAGCCAATCTGTCAGACCCTGGAAGCAGGACATACACAGTTAAGGGTCTCCCTGAGGGCTCCTATAAATTTACTGTCAAGGCCTACACCTCAGCAGGCGAGGACAGAGGCGCCACTGCCTCCATAACGATGGAgccatacagtatgtgattcTATAGTTATATGTGTATGCTATGCcaaataataaacatttgtgtttatCCTACAACTATTATTCTTTAAGGCTACAAAATATGCTcttgtataaataaatgtttaaaggtAACTGTACTTGTGTTCAGTTTTGATAGGGTGATTAATACTCAGCAATAGGAAAAATAGTCATCTTGCTTCATGTCTAATATctctaaaaataatttttcagcTGATTGGCTCATTCTGGAAATCTTGGCCTCTCTGGGAATAACAAGCTTATTCCTGGTCATTGTCACCTTAATTTGCTACAAGAAACGGAAATGGTGAGTCATTCTGCTGCTATGTCTGtctcctgtttgtttatgttacaTAACTAACTTTTAAAGATATCCATCACATTGGCAGCAACTTACTCTCTAGACTTCTACGCCGTATTGAGCAGGAGCTATTAGGATATGTTCTTTAATTTCTATAGATTTTTTGATGACAATGTATGTCTTAAAGTAGCATTTGCCAATTTGTTCTCACCAGGGTGAAGACGGCGTTCTATCCAGACATACCTGAGCCGAAGCTGTCTGGTGATTGGTCTAGAAAACAGGTACAGTATCACCCTAATCCAGTCTGTCCTGCACTTTTAAAATCATTGGTATTGATTGTATAAATGGAGCTCACATTTGACCATAGTGACACTATATTTCTTGTAATTGATGTGTATGCTTGTAATGAGGGATGaatatgttcatgtttctaagttgCAGTGCCTTTCATAGAAAACTATGAGGCAGTGTTCGGTACTGACTCACTCCATGCATTTCACAGGGGCCATTGGATGTGAAGCCATCTCCCCACAGTATGGTTCGAATTGTAGACAAGCCTGATTGGGATTCTAAAGAAGTGCTGGTCGTCATTCCTGAagaagacgaggaggaagaCGATGAAGGGCAGGGGATGGGAGACGAGCCAATTGACACAGATGAGCCGACATCATTACGCTATTACAACCAAGTGGTAGATGACCGACCCATAAGGCCGCGTTTCCCAGACTCCTCTGCTTCTTCTGCATCTTCGTTGGATTCAGCACACACAGATGTGACTTACACAGGGATCCAGACCTCAGGGTCTTCTTTGGTTTTCCAGCTGGATCCACAGGGCTCCTCTGAGGGCCACCAACCCCAGGCCGatctgtctgtcagcagtggaggtggaggtgggggttACCGGCCGCAGATGCAACCTAGAGCCCCAAGTAATGACTTGGACCTAGCTTCCACCCAGTCTTTCATAGAGCCCCAGGCTGCCAGTGCTGGGGGCTACAAACCCCAGTGTTCCTGGCATTTGGACTCCCCTGTGGAGGCTGAGGAAAGTGGAAACCTGGCTCCCTGTCTGGGATCCCCCACCTCTGTTGCTTCCACTCAGTTCCTCCTCCCTGATGGTGGTTCAGAGGAACATGAAGAGGAGAAACGTCAACTGTCATCATCGGCAGCAACCTGGCTCAGCAACCTGCTGTCATCCACAAAACCATGATATCATCTCTTACTTAAGCAGCCAGGCCAGGGGGTTTTACATAAAACTTAAAGATCTATTACTGTTACCGATGACACGGATCAAACAAGTCTAGCCCATATGGTCAACATATAGTATCCCCTCTGATGTAGCAGTACATTCTTAGGATTGCACTTTAACAGCAGGGTAATAATGCTATAAACATCAGATAAAGGTATACTTGTTAATTTTATCTTTAATACAAATACCACAAATCAAaatctgtatatttatatgtcaaaacatttatattctgAAAACAGATGTCTTCTTCATACCTCTGTGTTCCACCATATTTGTTGCACCCCCTGGCAACCTGGCGGCTGTTCAGTATTCTCACTGCCTTTTCTGTGACTCCCTAAAATGGGCATTTAGCAATGGCATATCCTGTGTTCACGTTGAGTATATTCAGTTTTTAGCTTGCATATcagatgtttttactttttgtgatGTGAACttactgaaatgaaatacagaaggaaacaaacaagaacataATGGACATATTTGGAAGAACACTACAAAGGAACTGTTTCAATATAGAAGGTAGCTAAGTAGACAGTAAACCTCTCTCTCGTTACAGTAACACTATCTTTTGCTGGTCCATTAATGGGATAATCTTGCCTATTTTACGACAGCTGATGAGCtactgaaaggaaaaaaggCATTTGGCTGTAGAATAGCATCTATTTTTCACAAATGACTGTCTGAACAGTGGGCCATTAATTGGAAAATGCACTTTTTCCATGAGTAAAGTCATTATTTTACACAGATATAGGAGTGGTGCTTTCCCATATGGCCTGGAATTGTCTGGGTGATGACCCCGTGGAGATACACTGATATAAGCTAGAACATGAATACAAACTGATGTAATTTAATGGAcaaaacacactataatgttatttttgattgtttttgttgttgttttgtctttcttaaCCAGTAGGTTTTTATTTGtaagaaacacacatttcacattcaggccagtgtttttttttttgtctgttgttaTGTGTGGTGCATTACCCCCCCAATGATGAGATAGGAGCCTTTCCACTGAGCTGATTGCTAATGAGCAAATTATGATAATCAACTTGGATGGATAATTACAGTCTTTAACTTGCCTGGATAAATCTAATACTTCCAGTCATTTTCACCCTGTCACCTTTCACACACTGCCTTGCTCCTAAATGTTATGTATAATGAAAAGAAATGCAGTAGCTCACAGTTATGCAGTTCAAGActgatcagaaatgtattttataggACATACAGATTCCACTGGCACTGACCGTAATGTACTGAAGAAGTTTGGTTACATTTTAATTGTCATGATGTTAATTTCACCTTTGTCAGTATATTTGTGAGGatgtttgcttttgatttttaaCAGTGCTGAGAATGCTTCTGATGTCGATTAGCTATGTTGGGAAGCTTGTTCATTTTTAGGGAGATCCAAGTCTACACTACATTCATCGTTGTCAGAAAATGTGACTATTAATCTTCCGTTACAAATAGATCCTGAAGCCTCCTTGTACATTTTGTGATGGAAAAAGGGACCAAGTGGAAAGCATATATTTGGAAATGCTACCATTGAGCTGTTGTTGACAAAAGTGTGAGGTAATTACAATGTGAATATCGGTCACTTAACAGCACTTTGGTGCCTCCATTATGGTGTCAAACACAAGGCCACTAATTGCCTGTATTTGTATGTAAGAACACTCCACATACTCCATTTGCTCTCCACTCATGTGTACAGTGTGGGTGTTAAGGATCGGCTTCCCGAAAGCATCATTATGCTAAGATTATCCTTTGACATTCTAATCCAGTCGTAACTAGGATTCTAATTTTATTATGACTCTACTATTACTATctctattattactattt is drawn from Thunnus albacares chromosome 2, fThuAlb1.1, whole genome shotgun sequence and contains these coding sequences:
- the lifra gene encoding LIF receptor subunit alpha a, which produces MLRSSVSPNSKPNCSPVWLICFLLGLLAVHTHAKDVLTVPQQVTLSPNYYAQQLSISWLGGAATTFDLMILRTELNETVFYETVPVTVNEVSGRHQWNWTSVEPLECTSLSIKIRSRQGQTTSQWSNVEILQGSDLPSIERFQMYPQDRVVPVGANTTFCCIVKEGRHLGTITYRSTVMNMTRLSRRSYAITAINQEPSGYSGTNVICYDDLKTDITGAVVFVGYPPLPTDFVCETRDLTSAVCHWKKGRDTHLIGKRKTLYSVNKSRQQKETEYSMAQWENKWTLVAVNPLGQYSITDSANIRHRVRPVAPENLTSVTHAWNATVRWEWTHENYSSLDLLCQVELTSQEHQTMLNFSGEGLRSAVVSDLYPDEDHSVRVRCGAQQNFWRWGDWSEPFSFKTNIDVPDAPDVWKYIKRDNTGKIIWKPLTHRQSHGQITGYEVTLWSPEENIQHTKTVPPNISYLQVNLTQNTTFTNDNKVIATVIAKNAAGVSQSASVVIPLHWTDVDLLGVSRVVYMDGGFPLSWQSNANATCGYVVEWQDALCIGDCPVEWIKLGPGNTNVSIESANFQPGVRYNIFLYSCSSELLQRWQGYMQELVPSSSVPLLSPIQRNSNILLSWGEIPLVNRRGYLLGYNVYISNGSQLTLLANLSDPGSRTYTVKGLPEGSYKFTVKAYTSAGEDRGATASITMEPYTDWLILEILASLGITSLFLVIVTLICYKKRKWVKTAFYPDIPEPKLSGDWSRKQGPLDVKPSPHSMVRIVDKPDWDSKEVLVVIPEEDEEEDDEGQGMGDEPIDTDEPTSLRYYNQVVDDRPIRPRFPDSSASSASSLDSAHTDVTYTGIQTSGSSLVFQLDPQGSSEGHQPQADLSVSSGGGGGGYRPQMQPRAPSNDLDLASTQSFIEPQAASAGGYKPQCSWHLDSPVEAEESGNLAPCLGSPTSVASTQFLLPDGGSEEHEEEKRQLSSSAATWLSNLLSSTKP